The following proteins are co-located in the Dyadobacter chenwenxiniae genome:
- a CDS encoding glycoside hydrolase family 43 protein has protein sequence MMTNRSLLLGISASLLALGGLGIQTGFCQGTSIKPLVTDLYTADPSAHVFNGKIYIYPSHDIEADVPQDDEGGHFQMRDYHVYSLDKIGGKVTDHGVALDVKDVPWADKQMWAPDAAFKNGTYYLYFPVKDKEGVFRMGVATSKSPTGPFKAEPQPMKGSYSIDPAVFTDTDGKSYMYLGGIWGGQLQRWHTGKYEKSLMTDLGKGHENEPALSAKVALMSDDMLSFSEPLKDVQILDENGKPLLASDTKRRFFEGAWMHKYNGKYYFSYSTGDTHLLCYAEGSTPYGPFTYKGVIMNPVEGWTTHHSIVEVQGKWYIFYHDAALSGKTHLRNVKVRELLRDSSGNIKTINP, from the coding sequence ATGATGACAAATCGCAGCTTATTACTAGGCATATCGGCGTCCTTGCTGGCGTTGGGTGGCCTGGGCATTCAAACCGGCTTTTGCCAGGGAACCAGCATTAAACCATTGGTAACTGACTTGTACACCGCCGATCCGTCGGCCCATGTATTTAACGGAAAAATCTACATTTATCCATCGCATGACATCGAAGCCGACGTTCCGCAGGATGATGAAGGCGGACACTTTCAGATGCGTGATTACCACGTCTACTCTTTGGATAAAATCGGTGGAAAGGTTACCGACCACGGTGTGGCGCTGGATGTAAAAGATGTTCCCTGGGCCGACAAGCAAATGTGGGCGCCTGACGCAGCATTCAAAAACGGCACTTACTATCTCTATTTTCCTGTAAAAGACAAGGAAGGCGTGTTCCGCATGGGCGTGGCTACGAGCAAATCGCCGACCGGGCCGTTTAAGGCCGAGCCTCAGCCTATGAAAGGAAGTTACAGCATTGATCCCGCTGTTTTTACGGATACAGATGGCAAAAGCTATATGTATCTGGGAGGCATCTGGGGCGGTCAGCTGCAACGCTGGCACACGGGCAAATATGAGAAGTCGTTGATGACGGATCTGGGCAAAGGGCATGAAAACGAGCCTGCATTAAGTGCCAAAGTAGCATTGATGAGCGATGATATGCTTTCATTTTCTGAGCCTTTGAAAGATGTGCAGATCCTGGATGAAAACGGCAAGCCACTCCTGGCATCGGATACCAAACGCCGTTTTTTCGAAGGCGCCTGGATGCACAAGTATAACGGGAAATATTATTTCTCCTATTCCACCGGTGACACGCACCTGCTATGCTATGCCGAAGGAAGTACGCCCTACGGTCCATTTACTTACAAAGGTGTGATTATGAATCCGGTAGAAGGTTGGACCACGCATCATTCCATCGTTGAGGTGCAGGGCAAATGGTATATTTTCTATCACGACGCGGCGCTTTCCGGGAAGACACATTTGCGTAATGTGAAGGTCAGGGAACTGCTTCGCGACAGCAGTGGCAATATCAAAACCATTAATCCCTGA
- a CDS encoding glycoside hydrolase family 95 protein gives MRRIFYLLFLAFITPGYAQTPRVQKLWYNQPSGKTWENALPVGNGRLGGMVYGNVVNETIQLNEHTLWSGGPNRNDNPDALAALPEIRKLIFEGKQKEAEKLANKTIITKKSHGQMFQPLGDLRLNFPGHESFTNYYRELDIERAVAKTTYQVDGVSYTREVLASFPERVIVIRLTADKPGMLAFDASYASLHKNKSIKTTASKDLTIAGTAADHEGVKGMVRFKGIARIKTEGGSVTANDTLLMVKGANAATIYISIATNFKNYNDVSGDENALAASYLDKASSKSYAAMLNPHIAAYQKYFKRVKFDLGTTDLGNLPTDERLKNFRNVNDPELVTLYYQYGRYLLISSSQPGGQPANLQGIWNNKMMPPWDSKYTININAQMNYWPAERTNLSELHEPFLKMVEELSQTGKETAKTMYGARGWMAHHNTDIWRATGAIDGAFWGMWIAGGGWTSQHLWQHYLYHGDKAYLAKIYPILKGAATFYADFLVEHPKYKWLVVNPGSSPENAPAAHEGSSLDAGTTMDNQIAFDVFSSTIRAAEILKKDAAFTDSLRQMRKRLPPMHVGQHGQLQEWLDDVDDPNDHHRHVSHLYGLFPSDQISAYRTPELFSAARTTLLHRGDVSTGWSMGWKVNWWARLQDGNHAFTLIKSQLSPLGTSKEGGGTYNNLFDAHPPFQIDGNFGCTSGITEMLMQSADGSVHLLPALPDVWQAGNIGGLLAQGGFELVNMEWKEGKLTKVAVKSKLGGNLRLRAPNELKSADGKAVKVASGQNANAFYQNEEVTNAVISPKANAATPDLKKTVLYDIPTQAGKTYVFVSQ, from the coding sequence ATGAGGAGAATTTTTTACCTGTTATTCCTGGCGTTCATAACTCCGGGTTACGCACAAACGCCGAGGGTTCAAAAGCTCTGGTATAACCAACCTTCCGGCAAGACGTGGGAAAATGCATTGCCTGTGGGAAATGGCAGGCTGGGCGGGATGGTGTATGGCAATGTGGTGAATGAAACGATCCAGCTGAACGAGCATACATTATGGTCGGGCGGACCGAATCGCAATGATAACCCGGATGCGCTGGCAGCCTTGCCGGAGATCCGCAAATTGATTTTTGAGGGAAAACAAAAAGAAGCCGAAAAGCTGGCCAATAAAACGATCATAACCAAAAAATCACACGGACAAATGTTCCAGCCGCTCGGTGACTTGCGGCTGAATTTTCCAGGTCATGAAAGTTTTACCAATTATTACCGCGAGCTCGACATTGAACGCGCAGTGGCGAAAACCACTTACCAGGTTGATGGCGTCAGTTACACCCGCGAAGTCCTCGCTTCTTTCCCCGAGCGCGTGATCGTGATCCGGCTGACAGCCGATAAGCCGGGAATGCTTGCATTTGATGCTTCCTATGCCTCTTTGCACAAAAATAAATCAATCAAAACAACAGCCTCAAAAGACCTTACCATTGCCGGAACGGCTGCGGATCATGAAGGTGTAAAAGGAATGGTTCGCTTCAAAGGAATTGCCAGAATCAAGACGGAAGGCGGTTCGGTAACGGCTAATGACACTTTATTAATGGTCAAAGGTGCCAATGCAGCCACCATTTACATTTCAATTGCGACGAATTTCAAAAACTATAATGATGTAAGTGGAGATGAAAATGCACTTGCGGCTTCCTACTTGGATAAGGCATCTTCAAAATCCTACGCCGCTATGCTGAATCCGCACATTGCGGCTTACCAAAAATATTTCAAGCGGGTAAAATTTGATCTCGGCACAACAGACCTCGGCAACTTGCCGACGGACGAAAGGCTGAAAAATTTCCGCAATGTAAACGATCCCGAACTGGTTACGCTTTATTATCAATATGGTCGCTATCTGCTGATTTCCAGCTCGCAACCGGGTGGTCAGCCAGCGAATTTGCAAGGGATTTGGAACAACAAAATGATGCCGCCATGGGACAGCAAATACACCATTAACATCAATGCGCAGATGAATTACTGGCCCGCAGAGCGCACCAACCTGAGCGAGCTGCATGAGCCTTTTCTGAAAATGGTGGAAGAACTCTCGCAAACCGGAAAAGAAACGGCCAAAACCATGTACGGTGCCAGAGGCTGGATGGCGCATCATAATACGGACATCTGGCGAGCAACCGGCGCCATCGACGGCGCATTCTGGGGCATGTGGATCGCAGGCGGCGGCTGGACGAGTCAGCATTTATGGCAGCATTATCTTTACCATGGCGACAAAGCTTATCTGGCAAAAATCTATCCGATCCTAAAAGGTGCAGCCACATTCTACGCCGACTTTCTGGTGGAACATCCCAAGTACAAATGGCTCGTCGTAAACCCGGGGAGTTCTCCCGAAAACGCACCGGCAGCGCACGAAGGCTCTTCGCTGGATGCCGGAACGACCATGGACAACCAGATTGCATTCGACGTTTTCAGCAGCACAATCCGCGCAGCCGAAATCCTGAAAAAAGATGCTGCATTCACTGATTCGCTCCGGCAAATGCGCAAACGCCTGCCTCCGATGCACGTAGGCCAGCACGGACAGTTGCAGGAGTGGCTCGACGATGTGGATGATCCGAATGACCATCACCGCCACGTTTCGCATTTATACGGATTGTTTCCCTCCGACCAAATCTCAGCTTACCGCACACCGGAATTGTTTTCTGCCGCCCGCACCACATTGTTGCACCGCGGCGATGTTTCGACCGGTTGGAGCATGGGCTGGAAAGTAAACTGGTGGGCCAGATTACAGGACGGAAATCATGCATTCACATTAATCAAAAGCCAGCTTTCACCCTTGGGCACGTCCAAAGAAGGCGGTGGCACTTACAACAACCTCTTCGACGCGCATCCACCATTCCAGATCGACGGTAACTTTGGCTGCACATCAGGCATTACTGAAATGCTGATGCAAAGCGCGGACGGCTCCGTGCATTTGCTACCAGCATTGCCTGATGTTTGGCAAGCAGGAAATATTGGCGGGCTGCTCGCGCAGGGTGGTTTTGAATTGGTAAACATGGAATGGAAAGAAGGTAAGCTCACAAAGGTTGCAGTGAAATCCAAGCTGGGTGGAAACCTGAGATTACGCGCTCCGAACGAACTGAAATCGGCCGATGGTAAAGCAGTAAAAGTTGCTTCCGGGCAGAATGCTAATGCATTTTACCAAAATGAAGAAGTGACTAATGCGGTTATTTCTCCCAAGGCAAATGCGGCGACCCCGGATTTGAAAAAAACAGTCCTTTACGACATTCCGACTCAGGCAGGAAAAACCTATGTATTTGTTAGTCAGTAA
- a CDS encoding glycoside hydrolase family 43 protein: protein MIKNFISIALLALLCLAQSVSAQTTTLVNPILTGFYPDPSVVQVGTDYYLVNSTFSYFPGIPVFHSKDLKNWKQVGNVIDRASQMDFMGEKLTRGLFAPAISYHKGTFYVTCTDIDHDGNFVVTARNPAGPWSNPIRVPQARGIDPSLFFDDDDRAYIIYNSDAPDRKPLYSGHRTIRIYEIDPTTLKVIGEEKQLVNGGVNLSEKPVWIEAPHIMKRNGWYYLYAAEGGTSVNHTEVVFRSKSVWGPFVPYENNPILTQKGLPDDRKDPITSAGHAQFVDGPDGKTYAIFLAVRPYEGNYYNTGRETFIAPVEWKNDWPVINPPSKNVEYKYTANYKEVKQKDALPQAGNFEYTLTFEKQLDPALLFMRTIDSSSFSLSKQNGLTMKLKPETIMELGNPSFIGKRQQHLFCTAETEIDFSPKSEKEKAGLTIFQDESHFYFLSKSVENGKPFVQLFKSGADGKSMELLAKQSIADVSKPVKLRIVAEGDFYNFYFSNGSAWELLKDKVDAKFLSTEVAGGFIGCLFGMYATSSGGPTSNSASFKYLKYTGNDPMFKSK from the coding sequence ATGATTAAAAATTTTATCTCCATAGCGCTGCTTGCATTGCTATGCCTTGCACAATCCGTGTCGGCACAGACCACCACATTGGTGAATCCGATCTTGACAGGTTTTTATCCAGATCCGAGTGTGGTGCAGGTGGGCACAGATTACTATCTGGTCAACTCCACATTCTCCTACTTTCCCGGCATTCCCGTTTTTCATAGCAAAGACCTCAAAAACTGGAAACAGGTTGGTAATGTCATTGATCGTGCTTCACAAATGGATTTCATGGGCGAGAAACTGACAAGAGGACTTTTTGCGCCTGCTATCAGCTATCACAAAGGGACTTTTTACGTCACTTGCACGGACATTGACCATGATGGAAACTTTGTGGTTACTGCCAGGAATCCGGCTGGCCCTTGGAGCAACCCGATCCGCGTTCCGCAAGCGCGCGGCATAGATCCGTCGCTGTTTTTTGATGATGACGATAGAGCTTACATTATCTATAACAGCGATGCGCCGGACAGAAAACCGTTGTATTCCGGCCACAGAACGATCCGGATTTATGAAATTGATCCCACCACTTTAAAGGTGATTGGTGAAGAAAAACAGCTTGTTAATGGGGGAGTGAATCTCAGCGAAAAGCCGGTTTGGATAGAAGCACCGCACATCATGAAGCGAAATGGCTGGTATTATTTATATGCGGCAGAAGGTGGGACTTCGGTCAACCACACGGAAGTCGTTTTTCGCAGCAAGTCGGTTTGGGGGCCATTTGTTCCTTATGAAAACAATCCGATTTTAACCCAAAAAGGATTGCCTGATGACCGTAAAGATCCCATCACCTCAGCCGGTCACGCGCAGTTTGTAGACGGGCCGGACGGAAAAACCTACGCGATTTTCCTGGCAGTAAGACCTTATGAGGGCAATTATTACAACACAGGCCGCGAAACTTTCATCGCGCCTGTGGAATGGAAAAACGACTGGCCGGTTATCAATCCGCCCAGCAAGAATGTTGAATATAAATATACCGCCAACTATAAAGAAGTAAAGCAAAAGGACGCGCTTCCGCAGGCCGGCAATTTCGAATACACCTTAACATTCGAAAAGCAACTCGACCCCGCACTGCTTTTCATGAGGACAATTGACAGCAGTTCTTTCTCTTTATCAAAGCAAAATGGTCTGACCATGAAGCTGAAACCCGAAACCATTATGGAATTGGGCAACCCATCATTCATCGGAAAACGCCAGCAGCATTTGTTTTGCACTGCCGAAACGGAAATCGATTTTTCGCCCAAATCAGAGAAGGAAAAAGCAGGCCTGACCATTTTTCAGGATGAATCACATTTCTACTTTTTGAGCAAATCTGTGGAAAATGGAAAACCTTTCGTGCAGCTTTTCAAAAGCGGTGCGGATGGAAAAAGCATGGAGCTGCTTGCTAAACAGTCCATTGCAGATGTTTCGAAACCAGTCAAACTTCGCATCGTTGCAGAAGGTGATTTTTACAATTTTTATTTTTCTAATGGCAGTGCTTGGGAACTGCTCAAAGACAAAGTAGACGCCAAATTCCTGAGCACAGAGGTCGCGGGAGGTTTTATCGGATGCTTGTTCGGCATGTACGCTACTTCCTCCGGAGGGCCGACTTCCAATTCTGCTTCATTTAAATATCTGAAATACACCGGTAATGATCCGATGTTCAAAAGCAAATAA
- a CDS encoding VOC family protein, with protein MQKSVLNNLLIIAALLVCSLVHAQSNFTSKSIGVGVVVADMERSLNFYVNGIGMVKTGNFTINAEFGKRGGLTGGEAVEVNILKLENGPEGTDWKLMSFGKKASHPKSKFIQDDTGPQYITIQVKSLKPIIERLKEQKVAFLGSTPTPLTKDKHFVLVQDPDGTFVELIGPME; from the coding sequence ATGCAAAAATCTGTTTTAAATAATCTCCTGATCATCGCTGCGCTGCTTGTATGCAGTCTCGTTCATGCGCAGTCCAATTTTACGAGTAAGTCCATCGGCGTTGGCGTCGTGGTTGCGGACATGGAGCGCTCGCTGAATTTTTATGTCAATGGAATTGGCATGGTCAAAACCGGCAACTTCACCATCAATGCTGAATTTGGGAAGCGTGGCGGTTTGACCGGCGGTGAAGCCGTTGAAGTCAACATTCTGAAACTTGAAAACGGCCCCGAAGGCACCGATTGGAAACTAATGAGTTTTGGGAAAAAGGCCAGTCATCCGAAGTCAAAATTTATCCAGGACGATACAGGTCCGCAGTATATCACCATTCAAGTCAAATCATTGAAACCCATTATTGAAAGGCTAAAAGAGCAGAAAGTGGCTTTTCTGGGAAGCACGCCGACGCCGTTGACAAAAGATAAGCACTTCGTTTTAGTGCAGGACCCGGACGGCACATTTGTAGAGTTGATCGGGCCAATGGAATAG
- a CDS encoding ThuA domain-containing protein, producing MKPIRVLIVDGFSNHDWKQTTAVTKWILEESGRFAVEVSTVPADSLERSAWNPDFTQYALIVQNTNNIKNPNLRWSRQAERQLEEYVKNGGGLYILHSANNAFPHWKEYDQMIGLGWRRASEGYALEIDAAKSITRIAPDEGKGTGHGDRFNALIQVLTPHPINKGYPDQWQTANTEVYYFPRGPAENITVLSCAFDSTSTKRTWPVEWVVKYGKGRIYNSSLGHLWKGESYPPAYRCIGYQTTVVRAAEWLATGRVTFPVPPNFPTAISQSLRPEDSFKMP from the coding sequence GTGAAGCCAATACGGGTTTTGATCGTGGATGGATTTAGTAACCATGACTGGAAACAAACTACTGCTGTAACAAAATGGATATTGGAAGAAAGCGGACGATTCGCGGTGGAGGTTAGTACGGTTCCCGCGGATAGTTTGGAAAGGAGCGCGTGGAACCCGGATTTTACCCAATATGCATTGATTGTCCAGAATACCAACAACATCAAAAATCCCAATCTGCGCTGGTCAAGGCAAGCCGAAAGGCAATTGGAAGAATATGTGAAGAATGGCGGTGGCTTGTACATTCTTCATTCGGCTAACAATGCATTTCCTCATTGGAAAGAATACGACCAAATGATCGGACTGGGTTGGCGGCGCGCCTCCGAAGGCTATGCGTTGGAAATTGACGCAGCAAAAAGCATTACCCGGATCGCACCGGACGAAGGCAAAGGAACAGGGCACGGCGACAGGTTCAATGCATTGATCCAGGTTTTGACGCCACATCCCATTAACAAAGGATATCCCGATCAGTGGCAGACGGCCAATACGGAAGTTTACTATTTTCCTCGCGGACCAGCCGAGAACATCACCGTGCTGTCATGCGCTTTCGACAGCACGAGTACCAAAAGGACCTGGCCAGTGGAATGGGTGGTGAAATATGGCAAAGGACGGATTTACAATTCAAGTTTGGGGCATCTTTGGAAGGGGGAAAGTTACCCGCCTGCTTATCGCTGCATTGGTTACCAAACGACTGTTGTCAGGGCGGCGGAGTGGCTGGCGACAGGGAGAGTAACATTCCCGGTTCCTCCCAATTTCCCAACTGCTATCAGTCAGAGTCTGCGCCCGGAAGATTCCTTTAAAATGCCTTAG
- a CDS encoding alpha/beta hydrolase-fold protein, which translates to MKRILSIVMSVLLLVSTSQAQEILKEMPKGYDTVQSGVAAGKIDSVQYQSKTVGTKRKVLIYTPPGFNKKTKYPVLYLLHGIGGDEKEWLKGGNPQLILDNLYAEKKIEPMIVVMPNGRAMKDDAATGNIMAPDKVAAFATFEQDLLKDLIPFVESKYPVLKDREHRAIAGLSMGGGQSLNFGLGNLDQFAWVGGFSSAPNTKAPAELMPNPEEAKKKLKLLFISCGDEDRLITFSKRTHDYLFENNVPHIFYIEPGVHDFKVWKNGLYMFSQFLFKPVDVPSLTKYTILGSPASTNIRNVKYPQILPDNRVVFRTKAPNAQKVQVDLGKKYDMVKDTAGVWSVTTDSIGEGFHYYSLLIDGVALADPASETFYGMGRMASGIEIPFRGGGYYAMRDVPHGDIRVKKYLSKASNSWREMYVYTPPGYDQSTEKYPVLYLLHGGGEDQRGWATQGKTNLILDNLIADGKAKPMLVVMMDGNLGSPMGPGSMATAGDGFLKIFESELKLGALPFVESNFRVQADAAHRALAGLSMGGIQTLYAGVKNTDLFSSLGVFSSGWFANNDALSGPHYAFAKDNAKTINGNLKNFWISMGGEEDIAYKNCKIMLSKYDELGIKYQYSEYRGGHTWPVWRHDLFGFSQLLFK; encoded by the coding sequence ATGAAACGAATTTTATCTATTGTAATGAGCGTTCTGCTCCTCGTATCGACCAGCCAGGCGCAGGAAATTTTGAAAGAAATGCCCAAGGGTTATGACACTGTGCAATCCGGCGTAGCTGCGGGGAAGATTGATTCGGTTCAGTATCAGTCCAAAACGGTGGGAACGAAGCGTAAGGTGCTGATTTATACGCCTCCTGGTTTTAATAAAAAGACGAAATATCCGGTGCTTTATCTTTTGCACGGTATTGGCGGGGATGAAAAGGAATGGCTGAAAGGCGGCAATCCGCAGCTAATCCTGGATAATCTATATGCAGAAAAGAAAATCGAACCCATGATCGTGGTCATGCCGAATGGCAGGGCGATGAAGGATGATGCTGCGACAGGCAACATTATGGCTCCCGACAAGGTGGCTGCATTTGCCACATTCGAGCAGGATTTGCTGAAAGATCTGATTCCTTTTGTAGAAAGCAAATATCCCGTTTTGAAAGATCGTGAGCATCGTGCGATTGCCGGACTTTCGATGGGCGGCGGCCAGTCGCTGAATTTCGGTTTGGGCAATTTGGATCAGTTTGCGTGGGTAGGAGGGTTTTCATCCGCGCCGAATACGAAGGCTCCTGCCGAACTAATGCCGAACCCTGAGGAAGCAAAAAAGAAATTGAAATTACTTTTCATTTCCTGCGGCGATGAGGACCGGCTGATTACATTCAGCAAGCGCACGCACGATTATTTGTTTGAAAACAATGTTCCGCACATCTTTTACATTGAGCCGGGCGTGCATGATTTCAAGGTTTGGAAAAATGGTTTGTATATGTTTTCTCAGTTTTTGTTCAAACCTGTTGATGTTCCTTCTTTGACGAAATACACCATTCTGGGATCACCAGCCTCGACAAACATTCGCAATGTAAAATACCCTCAGATCCTGCCGGACAATCGGGTTGTTTTCCGTACCAAAGCGCCCAATGCACAAAAAGTGCAGGTAGATCTGGGGAAAAAGTATGATATGGTGAAAGACACCGCAGGCGTTTGGTCCGTGACGACGGATTCCATCGGCGAAGGTTTTCATTACTATTCGTTGCTGATCGACGGCGTCGCGTTAGCCGATCCGGCCAGCGAGACATTTTATGGAATGGGACGCATGGCGAGCGGCATTGAAATACCATTCCGGGGCGGCGGCTATTATGCGATGCGCGATGTCCCGCACGGCGATATCCGCGTCAAAAAATACCTTTCGAAAGCCAGCAATTCCTGGCGGGAAATGTATGTATACACGCCTCCCGGCTACGATCAATCGACTGAAAAGTATCCCGTGCTATATCTATTACACGGCGGCGGCGAAGACCAGAGAGGCTGGGCCACGCAGGGGAAAACTAATTTGATCCTCGATAACCTCATTGCGGACGGCAAAGCGAAACCGATGCTGGTGGTAATGATGGACGGAAACCTGGGCAGTCCGATGGGGCCGGGCAGTATGGCTACCGCCGGTGATGGCTTTCTGAAAATCTTCGAAAGTGAGCTAAAACTTGGGGCGCTCCCATTTGTAGAAAGCAACTTCCGCGTGCAGGCCGATGCAGCGCATCGCGCGTTGGCGGGGCTATCCATGGGCGGGATACAGACATTATATGCAGGGGTGAAAAACACCGATCTGTTTTCGTCCCTGGGCGTGTTCAGCTCCGGGTGGTTTGCCAACAATGACGCATTATCCGGCCCGCATTATGCATTTGCCAAAGACAATGCAAAAACCATAAACGGCAATCTAAAAAATTTCTGGATTTCGATGGGCGGCGAGGAAGATATCGCTTACAAAAACTGCAAGATCATGCTTTCCAAATACGACGAGCTAGGCATCAAATACCAATACAGCGAATATCGAGGCGGCCACACGTGGCCGGTTTGGCGACATGACCTATTCGGGTTTTCGCAGCTATTATTTAAATAA
- a CDS encoding endo-1,4-beta-xylanase: MVVSTTLFSSHQLFAQKSLKEAYKDYFPIGVAVSPRSVTGPEAELIKQQFNSITPENAMKMGPIHPEKNQYNWKDGDAIVEFGQSNGIKVRGHTLCWHNQTPKWFFTDSTGAQVSREELLARLKQHITDVVTHYKGKIYAWDVVNEAVPDTGKGIYRESKFYQIIGEDYIQKAFEYAHAADPGAKLFYNDYNTESAVKREKIYQLVKKLKDKNVPIHGVGLQAHWSIFEPTQAELEKSITQFASLGLAVQITELDVSVHPKEHERRERKAGDEKSVLTPEMEQKQAAHYKMIFDTFRKHKGTITGITFWNVSDKTTWLDNFPVPGRKDYPLLFDQNYKPKKAFEGVVNF; encoded by the coding sequence ATGGTTGTCTCGACCACATTGTTTTCGTCGCACCAGCTTTTCGCGCAAAAATCCCTCAAAGAAGCATACAAAGATTATTTCCCAATCGGCGTGGCGGTTTCTCCCAGAAGTGTGACCGGCCCGGAGGCGGAACTCATTAAGCAGCAATTCAATAGCATTACGCCTGAAAACGCCATGAAAATGGGGCCGATTCATCCCGAGAAAAACCAATACAATTGGAAAGATGGAGACGCAATTGTTGAATTTGGACAATCGAACGGCATCAAAGTCAGAGGCCACACATTATGCTGGCATAACCAGACGCCGAAATGGTTTTTTACAGATTCAACCGGCGCACAGGTTTCACGGGAAGAATTGTTGGCCCGTTTGAAACAGCACATCACCGACGTTGTGACGCACTACAAAGGCAAAATCTACGCCTGGGATGTTGTGAATGAAGCCGTTCCCGACACGGGCAAAGGCATTTACAGGGAATCAAAATTTTACCAGATCATCGGTGAAGATTACATTCAAAAAGCATTTGAATATGCGCATGCTGCGGATCCCGGTGCCAAGCTTTTTTACAATGATTACAACACGGAAAGTGCCGTTAAAAGGGAGAAGATCTATCAATTGGTAAAAAAATTGAAAGACAAAAACGTCCCGATTCATGGCGTGGGGTTGCAGGCACATTGGTCTATTTTTGAACCCACGCAGGCAGAACTGGAAAAGTCTATTACACAGTTTGCGAGCCTGGGCCTGGCGGTTCAGATCACGGAACTCGACGTTTCAGTACATCCCAAAGAGCACGAGCGCCGCGAAAGAAAAGCTGGCGACGAAAAGAGCGTTTTGACTCCGGAAATGGAGCAAAAGCAGGCAGCGCATTACAAGATGATTTTTGACACTTTCCGGAAACATAAAGGCACCATTACCGGCATCACTTTCTGGAATGTTTCAGACAAAACGACCTGGCTGGATAACTTCCCGGTGCCTGGCCGCAAAGATTATCCATTGCTTTTTGACCAGAATTATAAACCTAAAAAAGCATTTGAAGGCGTCGTGAATTTCTAA